From the genome of Trichoplusia ni isolate ovarian cell line Hi5 chromosome 26, tn1, whole genome shotgun sequence, one region includes:
- the LOC113505575 gene encoding uncharacterized protein LOC113505575, with translation MDFTGKIAIVTGASSGIGAATAKLLSQHGATLALVGRNEERLLDVAKQCAAAKGIQPLCLLLDLTIDVNCDEVVKKTVQTFKRIDVLINCAGKASVTSLYDTTMEIFDELIALNLRVPYKMTQASIPHLKKTKGSIVNVFGTPTKVRPGFLPFAMIRDALERFTKAGALELLDEGIRMNAVRPGITRTKLLSNLNVADEYMDHTYDNISKTVPNKKIIEPDEIARMVVYAASDMFPNLIGSSLIIDGAASAY, from the coding sequence ATGGATTTCACCGGTAAAATTGCTATCGTAACCGGCGCCAGTTCCGGCATCGGAGCCGCCACTGCCAAGCTGTTATCACAACATGGAGCCACCTTAGCACTGGTGGGACGAAACGAGGAGAGATTGCTCGACGTCGCGAAGCAATGCGCGGCGGCGAAAGGAATACAGCCGCTGTGCCTGCTCTTAGACTTGACTATAGATGTGAACTGCGACGAGGTCGTAAAAAAGACAGTGCAGACGTTTAAACGGATAGACGTGTTAATAAACTGTGCGGGAAAGGCAAGTGTGACTTCGTTATATGATACTACTATGGAAATTTTTGATGAGCTGATAGCGTTGAACCTCCGTGTGCCTTACAAGATGACTCAGGCGAGTATCCCACATCTCAAGAAGACGAAGGGGAGCATTGTCAATGTTTTCGGGACTCCAACGAAAGTAAGACCAGGATTTTTGCCCTTTGCCATGATCCGAGATGCCTTAGAAAGATTCACGAAAGCGGGAGCATTGGAGTTACTAGACGAAGGTATAAGGATGAATGCAGTTCGACCTGGCATTACAAGAACCAAACTTCTGTCGAATTTGAATGTGGCAGACGAATATATGGATCATACGTAcgataatatttctaaaacagTACCTAATAAAAAGATTATTGAACCAGATGAGATCGCTCGTATGGTTGTTTATGCTGCTAGCGACATGTTCCCTAATCTAATTGGTTCTAGTTTGATTATAGATGGTGCCGCATCTGCATACTAA
- the LOC113505574 gene encoding uncharacterized protein LOC113505574 — translation MHKMDLTGKVAIITGASSGIGAETAELFASFGASLTLVGRDEARLLKTVNKCVASNCLVPLWLKLDLTHPGSCETVVNKTVELYERIDILVNCAGKVMLSSPFGNSMEVFDELLNINVRVPHYLSQLSMPYLEKTKGSIINVVSSMPKRPIPGLMSYTASKAALQVFSTHVALAAAAKGVRVNCVCPGRTTNDAFRDVELDENIRSKLGQVMPNGKTMDPKEVAILICMTASYVFPNLTGAELPLDGASSWA, via the coding sequence ATGCATAAAATGGACTTAACCGGCAAAGTGGCGATTATAACTGGTGCAAGTTCTGGTATTGGTGCTGAGACCGCGGAGCTTTTCGCCAGTTTCGGTGCCAGTTTGACACTAGTGGGTCGTGACGAAGCAAGACTGTTGAAGACTGTTAACAAATGCGTGGCTAGCAACTGTTTGGTGCCTCTATGGCTGAAACTGGACTTGACGCACCCGGGCAGTTGTGAAACTGTGGTGAATAAGACAGTGGAGTTGTATGAAAGAATTGACATTTTAGTGAACTGTGCCGGCAAAGTGATGTTATCTTCACCGTTCGGTAACTCAATGGAAGTTTTTGACGAATTGTTGAATATAAATGTGCGAGTGCCGCATTATCTGTCACAGTTGTCGATGCCGTATTTAGAGAAGACTAAAGGTAGTATAATAAATGTTGTATCGTCGATGCCGAAGCGGCCGATACCCGGTCTGATGTCATACACCGCATCTAAAGCCGCGTTACAAGTGTTCAGTACACATGTGGCTTTAGCGGCGGCGGCAAAAGGTGTCAGAGTGAATTGTGTTTGTCCTGGGAGAACAACGAACGATGCCTTCAGGGATGTGGAACTAGACGAGAATATTAGATCTAAGTTGGGTCAGGTAATGCCTAATGGGAAAACTATGGACCCTAAAGAAGTAGCGATATTGATATGTATGACTGCCAGTTACGTTTTTCCTAATTTGACGGGAGCAGAACTACCACTAGACGGGGCCTCCAGTTGGGCGTGA